Within the Cupriavidus malaysiensis genome, the region GTTCCTTGTAGCTGGCCACCTGCGGCAGGCTGGGCGAGCGCCGCGTGCAGACCGCCAGTGCCTTGAGCTTGCCGTCCTTGACGAAAGGCGTGGCGGTGACCATGTCGACGAAGGCCAGCGGGATGTGGTTGCCGAGCAGGTCGGTGATGATCTGCGAGGTGCCCTTGTAGGGCACGTGCTGCATCGGGATGCCGGCTTTCTGGCTGAGCACCTCGCCGCAGAAGTGGCCGGTCGAGCCCGCGCCCCAGCTCGCGTACTGCATGGGCGCGGCCTGCTTGCGGGCCAGCGCCGCCAGTTCCTTGAGGTTGTCGGCAGGAAAGGGATTGGCCGCCAGCATCACGATGGACGAGCTGCCGATGGTGCCCAGGCTCTGGAAATCCTTGACCGGGTCGTAGGGCAGCCGGGAGTAGACGGCCGGTGCCAGCGGATGCGTCGACATGCCGCCGATCATGATGGTGTAGCCGTCCGGAGCCGCGGTGGCCACCGCATGGGTGCCGATGGTGCCGGCGGCGCCGGGCCGGTTTTCCACCACCACCGGCTGTTTGAGCTGGAGCGCGAAGCGCTCGGCCAGGAAGCGGCCGAGGATATCGCCGCCGCCGCCGGCGGCGAATGGCAGCAGCATGCGGATGGGGCGTTCGGGGTAGCCGGCGGTGCCGGCCGCGGCGGCCGGCGCGGCCGGCACCGCCAGCAGCGCGGCGGCCACGGCGGGCAGCCAGGTGCGCAGCGGGCCGGCGAGGCGGCGCGCGCAGCCGGTGGCCGGGTGGGGCTGTCTCATGCTTGTCTCCTTCGGGCGGCACCCCTTCCAGGCGGGGGGGTGGGGGAACGTCTCCCGCTCCGGCTGGGGTGGCAGCCTCGGCTCCAGGGTCTTCTTTTTTAAAATAGTGGAAACGTTTCCATAAGAGTCTCGGCGACCATTGATGACATAACAATCATGGTTAACGCTAGGAAAACAGTACCTCGCAATTCCTCTAGACTGCTTGAATGGAATCGTTTCCATATCACATCAGACCATCGGACAAGGAGAGCGGAATGAGCCTGCGGTTCGGCGCGGTACGCCAGATCGGCTACGTGGTGCACGACATCGAGAAGGCGATGCGGCATTGGAGCGAGGTGCTGGGCGTGGGGCCCTGGTTCTACAAGGAAGAGGTCGGCACCACGGAGTTCCGCTACTACGGCGCGCCGTCGGCATTGCCGGCGCTGTCGATCGCGCTGGCCAACTCCGGCGGCGTGCAGATCGAGTTGATCCAGCAGCGCAACGATGCGCCCTCGCTCTACCTGGATTCGCTCGCGCGCGGCGCCGAGGGCATGCAGCACATCGCCTATTGGACCGACGACGGCTTCGATGCCGATGGCGCTGCGCTGCGCGCGCGCGGTTATGTCGAGGGCCACGGCGGGCGCATGGGCGCGCGCGGGCGCTTTGCCTACTACGTGCATCCGGACCTGCCGGGCAATATCGTCGAGATCTCGGAGATGGCGGGCGGCAAGGGCGAGTACTTCGCCATGATCGCGCAGGCAGCGCAGGGCTGGGACGGCAGCGAGCCGATCCGCCGCATCGGAGTGGCACGATGAGCGCGCCTGCCGAGCGGGTCCTCGCACCGGTGCCGGTGCCAAGGGTGGCCGTGGTCACGGGCGCGGCGCGCGGCATCGGGCTGGCGATCGCCGGCCGGCTCGCCGCCGAGGGCCATGCCGTGGCCTTGTGGGACCTCGACCCCGCGGCCGTGGAAGCGGCCGCCGCCGTGTTGCGTGCGCAGCATCGCGCCGTGGCCGCGGTGGCGGTCGACATCAGCAGCGCCGCACAGGTGCGGGCCGCGCTGGATGACACCGTCGCCGCGCTCGGCCGGCCCGCCCTGCTGGTGAACAACGCGGCCATCCTGGGGCCGAACGGTCCCACCGTACAGGTGGCTCCCGCTGCATGGCAGCGCGTCTTCGACATCAATGTGCTGGGCGCGCTGCACTGCGTGCAGGCCGTGGTGCCAATGATGGTGGCCGACGGCTGGGGGCGCGTGGTCAACGTGGCCTCGATCGCCGGCAAGGAAGGCAATCCCTTCGCCGGTGCCTACGCGGCCTCGAAAGCGGCGCTGATCTCTCTGACCAAGAGCCTGGGCAAGGAGCTGGCGGCCAGCGGCGTGCTGCTCAACTGCATCACGCCGAGCGCGGCCGATACCGAGATCTTCGGCACGCACGACGCGGCGCAG harbors:
- a CDS encoding SDR family NAD(P)-dependent oxidoreductase, with the translated sequence MSAPAERVLAPVPVPRVAVVTGAARGIGLAIAGRLAAEGHAVALWDLDPAAVEAAAAVLRAQHRAVAAVAVDISSAAQVRAALDDTVAALGRPALLVNNAAILGPNGPTVQVAPAAWQRVFDINVLGALHCVQAVVPMMVADGWGRVVNVASIAGKEGNPFAGAYAASKAALISLTKSLGKELAASGVLLNCITPSAADTEIFGTHDAAQRELLRQRLLERVPMQRFVRVEEVAEMAAWLCSPSCSFSTGAVFDISGGRAVY
- a CDS encoding Bug family tripartite tricarboxylate transporter substrate binding protein; translation: MRQPHPATGCARRLAGPLRTWLPAVAAALLAVPAAPAAAAGTAGYPERPIRMLLPFAAGGGGDILGRFLAERFALQLKQPVVVENRPGAAGTIGTHAVATAAPDGYTIMIGGMSTHPLAPAVYSRLPYDPVKDFQSLGTIGSSSIVMLAANPFPADNLKELAALARKQAAPMQYASWGAGSTGHFCGEVLSQKAGIPMQHVPYKGTSQIITDLLGNHIPLAFVDMVTATPFVKDGKLKALAVCTRRSPSLPQVASYKEQGIDFDRELSWAMYVPAKTPRPIVDKLSAVLETTLKDPDVIGRLLALGITARYASGAQQQENNARDIPAWKAIAQQAHISLD
- a CDS encoding VOC family protein — its product is MSLRFGAVRQIGYVVHDIEKAMRHWSEVLGVGPWFYKEEVGTTEFRYYGAPSALPALSIALANSGGVQIELIQQRNDAPSLYLDSLARGAEGMQHIAYWTDDGFDADGAALRARGYVEGHGGRMGARGRFAYYVHPDLPGNIVEISEMAGGKGEYFAMIAQAAQGWDGSEPIRRIGVAR